The genomic DNA TCTGCCAAGTGATCAGAATCTGCCTGCAACGCGTCACCCACTACAACAAGTCACCATATAGAGCCGATCTGATCGAACCATGGCAAATGAAAATCAGGCTGGTATAAAAAAATGGGGGAATGCCAGCGTTTTTTTCCTTGACAGGAATTCCGGCGGGAAATAGCTGTTGTTTTGGGAGTTGAGATGAAGAAATTCGCTTATCCGCTGATCCTGGCCCTGCTCTTGCTGCTCGCGGGCTGTGACCTCATCTGTCCGGAGGATCCGCCCTCCGGCTGGATCGAAATTGCCGGCCAGGATTTTCCTGTCTATGTGGGCCATTTTGCCAATTACGAGCACACCGATGCCAACGGAAATTCCCTGGGTACGGTGGTTTACGGCGAAGATGGCGACGCCAGCGACTGGCAGATCTTTGCCTATGAGCCTGCAATCCGGGGCGCTCTGCCCAAAATGGCCGTTAAGGCAGGCGGGGCCAGGGATGAATACCACATCCTGGTCCAGGCGTTTTCTTACACCTCAGTTGATCTTGGCGCTGCCATCCTTTTTAACGGCAATGACACCGGTTTCATCACGCCGCACACCTTCAGCTATCAGGGTGCCTACGATCCGGCTTTGGAGGACAGTTTTTTTGTGTCGTTGCCCTATCATGAGTTCTTTTGCGGTCCGGAGGTCAGCTTCGCCCCGGAAACCAATACCTACAGCTATGTCTTCCATGGTTCGCCATTTATCCCTCCCTGGTATTCCTACACCGCCAGTCTGGATGAGCTGGGCCATGTTCTGCTGAGATGGACATTTGAGACGGAACCAAACGAGCTGGGGTTCCGGCTCCACCGCTCTGAGACGAACAATGACATTGCCACAGCCGAGGTTATCAATCCGGAATTGATCCCCGCCACCAACACCGGCGAGATGCACGATTACAGCTATACCGACGTGAACGTGTCCCCCGGCCACACCTACTATTACTGGCTGGAGCGGGTCTTTGACGGAGCAGACTCTTGCCTTTACGGTCCATGGTCAGTTCTCACACCCCCGGCTGACAACAGGATCGCTCCGGCCTATCCGAATCCCTGCCGGAACTACTTTTACTTGCCCCTGGATGTGAAATTCGAAGGTGGCGCGACCGTGCTGCTGCTCGACAGCCAGCACGCGGTGCGTAAAACGGATCTGCTGGGCGCGGGAAACCACAATCATTACCTGGATGTGCACAACCTCGAGCCCGGCCTCTACCGCGTTTTCATCTGGTTCCACGACGGCCACTACGCTTACGGGGACGTGCTGATCGAGGAGTGAAGCGAGTTGGGATTCGATGAAAATATCTTTGCTGTAACTGTGGATTTTTGTTGGCTATTGATTGACCCGACAGGAGGTTAGCATGAAGAACGCGGTTGTGATCTTGCTCTTGATTGCCGCTTTGATACCTCTGGCGGCATCTGCCACTGCCATACAGATAATGGCGCAACATCTTCCCGGACCGGAGCTTGATCCTTTTCCCACCGAACAGAAGGAAGAAGACCGGACTTGGCTGCTCACCCAGAGCACCCACTATTCCTATCCAGGCTTTTGGGATCCCGAGGACCTGGAAGAGTACAGCTACGACCAATTCAACCGGCCGCTCCAGTACACTGTGAAGACTTGGAACGACGGTGCCTGGCTGCTGGTCAACGTGAAAGACTATTTCTACAATCCGGAGGGTTGGTTGGCGGAAACGATCTGGCGGAACTTTGACGGCTACGAATGGCAGAAATCCCAAAAAGTATGCTATGAGTACGATGCCGCCGGCCGCAAGACCCTGATGGCCGTTTACGAGTTTTACAACAACGACTGGGTGGAGTGGTACCGTCACGTTTACACCTACACCCCGGCCGGCCTCCTGGCCACCGACAATACTTACTATGTCGACGGCCAGGGCGTGACCATCGAAACCAATTTGAAAACCTACAGCTACAACGCCTCCGGGCAACTGACCGAGCTGTTTGAGCGCGACATCACAGGCGACTGGGAATGGGTCTTTGAACACCGCACCCTTTACAGCTATGATCAGGACGGGCTGCTGACCCAGACTCTGTTTCAGGAGCCGGACGGCAACTACATCTGGCAGAACCTCGCCCGACACCTTTACTACTACGATGCCGCCGGGCTGCGAACCGAGGACTGCTGCCAAAGTTACTACTCCACAACCGGTTGGCAAAACTGGTACCGCTACCTGTTCAGCTACGGCGCCAACGGGCTGCTCAGCGAGAATCACTACCAGGAATATGACGGGGAATGGGTTTCGGTAACCCGCGATCTCTACTCCCGGGACAGCCACGGCAATGATATCGAAAGACTCCACCAACGCTGGTTTGACGGCGTCTGGAACGACAGAGACAAATGGGAGCGGGTCTTTGCCAATACCTCCGTGGAGGATGAGCTGGTTCCCGGGCTCCAGCCAGAGCTAACCTGCCACCCCAATCCCTTTGCCGGCAGCGTGGAGATCAGCTTCGAACTCAAAACCCCCGCCCGGGCCGAACTGGCCGTTTACAACCTCCGGGGACAGAAGCTATGCGATTTATCCAGTGCAATTTACGGGCCCGGCAAACACGGCTTGGCCTGGGACGGCCGGGACGGCGAAGGCAAGCCGTTGCCTGCCGGGATCTATCTACTCAGGCTGCGCGCCGCGGGGCAGGGAACGGCCCAGAAAAAGATCAGCAAGCGTTGAAGTAACCCTGGAGGCATTTTATTGATCAAACTCACGGGGTGAACAAGCAGTCTAACAAATCGGAGATTCAGGGCGGAGCCCAACGGGCGAAACACATCAGGTGGCAATCCCGGTTTCTTTGGATATCAGAAGTTACGAAGCCACGAAGGGGCGACACGATAAGCTAATATATTAGGCCCAAGTTCATTTATGGTGGGTAAACTCTAGTATCCTATCCGTCATTCCAGCGCAGGCTGGAATCCAGGTCTTTTGTCGGGTTCGTAGCGCAGCATGCCAATGCTGCGTTTTGGCTTGTCGCAGGATCGGAATCCTGCGCCACGGGGCTTTTCTGGATCCCAGCCCACGCTGGGATTACGGTACCGATGTGCCATTCATACACACCCACTCTATTTGAACATGAGCCAAATATTATATGACAAGT from Candidatus Cloacimonadota bacterium includes the following:
- a CDS encoding T9SS type A sorting domain-containing protein, with translation MKNAVVILLLIAALIPLAASATAIQIMAQHLPGPELDPFPTEQKEEDRTWLLTQSTHYSYPGFWDPEDLEEYSYDQFNRPLQYTVKTWNDGAWLLVNVKDYFYNPEGWLAETIWRNFDGYEWQKSQKVCYEYDAAGRKTLMAVYEFYNNDWVEWYRHVYTYTPAGLLATDNTYYVDGQGVTIETNLKTYSYNASGQLTELFERDITGDWEWVFEHRTLYSYDQDGLLTQTLFQEPDGNYIWQNLARHLYYYDAAGLRTEDCCQSYYSTTGWQNWYRYLFSYGANGLLSENHYQEYDGEWVSVTRDLYSRDSHGNDIERLHQRWFDGVWNDRDKWERVFANTSVEDELVPGLQPELTCHPNPFAGSVEISFELKTPARAELAVYNLRGQKLCDLSSAIYGPGKHGLAWDGRDGEGKPLPAGIYLLRLRAAGQGTAQKKISKR